One Arthrobacter sp. FW306-07-I genomic window carries:
- a CDS encoding SIMPL domain-containing protein, which produces MGPDPHVQVGAGTVTVTGTGSAEAAPDLVLVSVGAECRAESVQEAYAAAGEALAAVGSVLRGRGVAPADLRTAGLSVRADLAWRDGEGQKLVGYVAAGSLLVKLRDMGSASGTVSEAVHAAGDAARLNSLQLVLSDDSAIRAEARDAAWADALRIAGQYAALASGTLGRVLSVADQRPVSGPVPLAGLQRASATESVALEPGENRVEAAVTVTWELQH; this is translated from the coding sequence ATGGGTCCGGACCCGCACGTACAGGTTGGAGCAGGAACGGTCACCGTGACGGGAACAGGGTCCGCCGAGGCGGCCCCGGACCTGGTGCTGGTTTCGGTGGGTGCGGAGTGCCGCGCCGAGTCGGTCCAGGAAGCGTATGCGGCAGCCGGCGAGGCCCTCGCTGCAGTGGGTTCGGTGCTCCGCGGCCGCGGCGTTGCCCCCGCCGACCTCCGCACCGCAGGGCTGAGCGTCCGGGCCGACCTTGCCTGGCGGGACGGGGAAGGACAGAAACTCGTGGGCTACGTGGCAGCCGGCAGCCTTCTGGTGAAGCTTCGCGACATGGGCAGCGCATCGGGCACGGTTTCGGAAGCCGTCCACGCGGCGGGGGACGCTGCCCGGCTCAACAGCCTGCAGCTGGTCCTGTCCGACGACTCCGCCATCCGGGCCGAGGCCCGGGACGCCGCGTGGGCGGACGCGCTCCGCATCGCCGGGCAGTACGCCGCCCTGGCCTCGGGCACCTTGGGACGGGTGTTGTCCGTGGCAGACCAGCGGCCGGTTTCAGGGCCCGTACCGCTTGCCGGCCTGCAGCGGGCCTCCGCCACGGAGTCCGTGGCCCTTGAGCCCGGCGAGAACCGGGTGGAGGCTGCCGTGACCGTCACGTGGGAGCTGCAGCACTGA
- a CDS encoding (deoxy)nucleoside triphosphate pyrophosphohydrolase, with product MTGLIQVVGGAVVDNLARPAAMLVARRSAPEHLAGLWEFPVGKVEPGEEPESALARELAEELGIDVRLGPELPAEEPQGWPLNERASMRVWFAEVTSGEAMPLEDHDELRWVDLRNREAVLGLPWIPADYPIVSALLDSVALPVEEPLTQD from the coding sequence GTGACTGGACTGATACAGGTAGTGGGCGGAGCCGTGGTGGACAACCTGGCCCGGCCGGCGGCAATGCTGGTGGCGCGGCGGAGCGCGCCGGAGCATCTGGCCGGGTTGTGGGAGTTTCCAGTCGGCAAGGTGGAGCCCGGCGAGGAACCCGAATCAGCGCTGGCGCGCGAACTGGCCGAGGAACTGGGCATCGATGTCCGCCTGGGGCCGGAGCTGCCCGCGGAAGAACCTCAGGGCTGGCCCCTCAATGAACGCGCCAGCATGCGGGTCTGGTTCGCCGAAGTGACCAGCGGCGAGGCCATGCCCCTTGAAGACCATGACGAACTGCGCTGGGTGGACCTGCGAAATCGGGAGGCCGTCCTTGGCCTGCCCTGGATCCCGGCGGATTATCCGATTGTCAGCGCCCTCCTGGACTCTGTGGCGTTGCCGGTAGAGGAGCCCCTCACCCAGGACTGA
- the pheS gene encoding phenylalanine--tRNA ligase subunit alpha gives MTETLPGAAIPNPTDEAAINAAVDQAITAIAGAATLDELKAVRLAHSGEKSPLSLANREIGRLPKDQKALAGKLMGASRGKVNKALAERAEVLEAENDARILVEETVDVTAAPRRRRAGARHPLSTLQDRVADIFVGMGWEIAEGPEVESEWFNFDALNFKPDHPAREMQDTFFVEPPEAHLLMRTHTSPVQVRSMLEREVPIYVLCPGKVFRTDELDATHTPVFHQFEGLAIDKNLSMADLRGTLEHFARQMFGDEAQIRLRPNYFPFTEPSAELDIFHPGAKGGPAWIEWGGCGMVNPNVLRAAGIDPDVYSGFAFGMGIERTLMFRNEVGDMRDMIEGDVRFSEHFGMEI, from the coding sequence ATGACTGAAACTTTGCCGGGCGCCGCCATCCCGAACCCCACGGATGAGGCCGCCATCAACGCCGCTGTAGACCAGGCCATCACCGCCATCGCCGGTGCGGCCACCCTTGACGAGCTGAAGGCGGTGCGCCTTGCCCACAGTGGCGAGAAGTCTCCGCTCAGCCTTGCCAACCGTGAGATCGGCCGGCTGCCCAAGGACCAGAAGGCGCTCGCCGGAAAGCTGATGGGTGCCTCCCGCGGGAAGGTCAACAAGGCGCTCGCCGAGCGCGCGGAAGTGCTGGAAGCCGAAAATGACGCCCGGATCCTCGTGGAGGAGACCGTGGACGTCACCGCCGCTCCGCGCCGCCGCCGTGCCGGAGCCCGCCACCCGCTCTCCACGCTGCAGGACCGCGTGGCGGACATCTTCGTAGGCATGGGCTGGGAAATCGCCGAAGGCCCGGAGGTCGAATCCGAGTGGTTCAACTTCGACGCCCTGAACTTCAAGCCGGACCACCCCGCGCGCGAAATGCAGGACACGTTTTTCGTGGAGCCGCCCGAAGCCCACCTGCTGATGCGTACCCACACCTCCCCGGTGCAGGTACGCTCCATGCTGGAGCGCGAGGTGCCCATCTACGTGCTGTGCCCCGGCAAGGTGTTCCGTACCGATGAGCTGGACGCAACCCACACCCCGGTGTTCCACCAGTTCGAAGGCCTGGCCATCGACAAGAACCTCAGCATGGCGGACCTGCGCGGCACCCTGGAACACTTCGCCCGGCAGATGTTCGGCGACGAAGCCCAGATCCGGCTGCGCCCCAACTACTTCCCCTTCACCGAGCCTTCGGCCGAGCTGGACATCTTCCACCCGGGTGCCAAGGGCGGGCCGGCCTGGATCGAGTGGGGCGGCTGCGGCATGGTCAACCCCAACGTCCTGCGCGCCGCCGGCATCGACCCCGACGTCTATTCAGGTTTTGCCTTCGGCATGGGCATCGAGCGCACCCTCATGTTCCGCAACGAGGTGGGGGACATGCGCGACATGATCGAAGGCGATGTACGGTTCAGCGAGCACTTCGGGATGGAGATCTAA
- a CDS encoding Rv2578c family radical SAM protein, translating into MRWEAQALVPTPNPAGAAAPALLPLAGLVRSVTTPEFAGITFHEVTAKSVLNRVPAGSKMPFEWTVNPYRGCSHACVYCFARKTHTYLDFDAGMDFDNQVVVKVNAAEVLRKELNKASWTRQQVALGTNTDPYQRAEGRYRLMPGIITALAESGTPLSILTKGTLLARDIPLLKSAATQVPVGLGISLAMTNEALSEAIEPGTPGPRARLRLVSRLREAGLPCGVMAMPILPWLSDSDEALDALFGSLAAAGATGVTAGALYLKPGTKEWFMKWIAANHPELAGRYRRLYGTGSYASKEYRTWLAGRVRYFKARHGFSHSSGFSHRDLDKPNLDDPRVEEAQYPAGIIPAAVPGGSTAVPSVSRSGVQDSLF; encoded by the coding sequence ATGAGATGGGAAGCGCAAGCACTGGTGCCCACACCCAACCCCGCAGGCGCGGCCGCTCCGGCACTGCTTCCGCTGGCGGGCCTGGTCCGCTCCGTCACCACGCCTGAGTTCGCCGGCATCACGTTCCACGAGGTCACTGCCAAATCGGTGCTCAACAGGGTGCCGGCGGGGTCCAAGATGCCCTTCGAATGGACCGTCAATCCCTATCGCGGCTGCAGCCACGCCTGCGTCTACTGCTTTGCCCGCAAGACCCACACGTACCTGGATTTCGACGCCGGCATGGACTTCGACAACCAGGTGGTGGTCAAGGTGAACGCAGCGGAAGTCCTGCGCAAGGAGCTGAACAAGGCCTCCTGGACGCGCCAGCAAGTGGCGCTGGGCACCAACACCGATCCCTACCAGCGGGCCGAGGGCCGGTACCGGCTCATGCCGGGAATCATCACGGCGCTTGCCGAGTCCGGCACTCCCCTGTCCATCCTCACCAAGGGAACCCTCCTGGCGCGGGACATCCCGCTGCTCAAGAGCGCCGCCACGCAGGTCCCGGTAGGGCTCGGCATTTCCCTGGCCATGACGAACGAAGCACTGTCCGAGGCGATCGAGCCCGGAACCCCCGGACCCAGGGCCCGGCTCCGGCTGGTGTCCCGGCTCCGCGAAGCGGGACTTCCGTGCGGTGTGATGGCCATGCCCATTCTGCCGTGGCTGTCCGACAGCGATGAGGCACTCGATGCGCTGTTCGGCTCGCTGGCGGCGGCGGGCGCCACCGGAGTCACCGCGGGCGCCCTGTACCTGAAGCCAGGCACCAAGGAGTGGTTCATGAAGTGGATCGCGGCCAACCACCCCGAACTGGCGGGCCGCTACCGGCGGCTGTACGGCACCGGCTCCTACGCGTCCAAGGAATACCGGACGTGGCTCGCCGGCAGGGTCCGGTACTTCAAGGCGCGCCACGGCTTTTCGCATTCGTCAGGCTTCAGCCACCGCGACCTGGACAAACCGAATTTGGACGATCCACGCGTCGAAGAGGCGCAGTACCCGGCGGGCATCATCCCCGCTGCCGTTCCGGGTGGCTCCACTGCCGTGCCTTCGGTGTCGCGGTCCGGAGTGCAGGACTCCCTGTTCTGA